In one window of Thermodesulfobacteriota bacterium DNA:
- a CDS encoding DUF2769 domain-containing protein — MSKHDRLDRFGVMVIDKSEYERKQAYVVKNCKCPGCPTYVAGDAMPGYCFPTIGTSESITAEKDCICSTCPIYKEYELNHTFYCTRCSQVCQGLKIEGAAAHGN; from the coding sequence ATGAGCAAGCACGACAGGCTGGACCGTTTCGGTGTCATGGTCATCGACAAGAGCGAATACGAGCGCAAGCAGGCTTACGTGGTCAAGAACTGCAAATGCCCGGGCTGTCCCACATATGTCGCGGGCGACGCCATGCCGGGATACTGTTTCCCGACCATAGGGACGAGCGAGAGCATCACGGCGGAAAAGGATTGCATCTGCAGCACCTGTCCTATATACAAGGAATACGAGCTCAACCATACTTTTTACTGCACCAGGTGCTCCCAGGTCTGCCAGGGGCTCAAGATCGAGGGTGCGGCAGCCCACGGGAACTGA